In the Clostridium sporogenes genome, one interval contains:
- a CDS encoding zeta toxin family protein, translated as MPTYTIFAGVNGAGKTSIYKSIYYSENKDEKRINTDEMVARIGSWEDNNLQMKCAREAVKLIKQYILEGVSFNQETTLSGKSIIKNIRFAKEKGFYIAMNYIGVEDSEIAKERVKIRVSEGGHGISDRDIERRYYDSLKNLDDVIEICDEVNVYDNTEVLKEIIYLKQGKIIWVDKKTPNWTNNILQK; from the coding sequence ATGCCAACTTATACAATTTTTGCAGGAGTTAATGGAGCCGGTAAAACTTCAATATATAAATCTATCTATTACAGTGAAAATAAAGATGAAAAAAGGATAAATACTGATGAAATGGTAGCTAGAATTGGTTCTTGGGAAGACAATAATCTTCAAATGAAATGCGCAAGAGAAGCTGTTAAATTAATAAAACAATATATTTTAGAAGGCGTATCCTTTAATCAAGAAACAACACTATCTGGAAAAAGTATAATAAAGAATATAAGGTTTGCAAAAGAAAAAGGCTTTTATATAGCTATGAATTATATAGGGGTAGAAGATTCTGAAATTGCTAAAGAAAGAGTTAAAATTAGAGTAAGCGAAGGTGGGCATGGGATATCTGATAGGGATATAGAAAGAAGATATTATGACTCACTAAAGAACTTAGATGATGTAATTGAGATATGTGATGAAGTAAATGTATATGATAATACAGAAGTATTAAAAGAAATTATATATTTAAAACAGGGTAAGATAATATGGGTAGATAAAAAAACACCCAATTGGACAAATAATATATTACAAAAGTAG
- a CDS encoding nitroreductase family protein: MKEHIIQVDKSLCIGCGLCISDCPVNNIIIKEKKAVIKNQECIKCGHCEAICPKAAVTLTGFSEKTMEIAEKTTLNPRDLLIALKTRRTIRQFKNREVSLEIIQQIIEAGRVTPSAKNTQNVSYIVLGKDKGKYEEVAVKFFRKIQGFAKLWMKGAKEVTIDDNFFFKKAPIAIMVVTKDKVSGSLAASNMALMAESYGLGVLYSGFFTVVANYSKKLRRILNLKHGDHVVTTLVIGYPNVKYRRTAKKEEAVVRYL, translated from the coding sequence ATGAAAGAGCATATTATTCAAGTAGATAAAAGTCTTTGTATTGGTTGTGGTCTTTGCATCAGTGATTGTCCAGTAAATAATATTATCATTAAAGAAAAGAAGGCAGTAATTAAAAATCAAGAATGTATTAAGTGTGGGCATTGTGAAGCGATTTGTCCTAAAGCTGCTGTTACTTTAACTGGATTTAGTGAAAAAACAATGGAAATTGCAGAGAAAACTACACTAAATCCAAGAGATTTATTAATAGCACTTAAAACAAGAAGGACTATTCGTCAATTTAAAAATAGAGAGGTTTCTTTAGAAATTATACAGCAAATTATTGAGGCTGGGCGAGTAACTCCAAGTGCTAAAAATACTCAAAATGTATCCTATATTGTTTTAGGTAAAGATAAAGGAAAGTATGAGGAAGTTGCAGTGAAATTTTTTAGAAAAATTCAAGGTTTTGCAAAACTTTGGATGAAGGGGGCAAAAGAAGTTACGATTGATGATAATTTCTTTTTTAAGAAAGCTCCAATTGCAATTATGGTAGTAACTAAGGATAAAGTTAGTGGTTCTCTTGCAGCAAGTAATATGGCTTTAATGGCAGAGTCTTATGGTTTAGGTGTGTTATATAGTGGATTTTTTACAGTTGTAGCAAACTATTCAAAAAAGTTGCGTAGAATTTTAAACTTAAAACATGGTGATCATGTAGTAACAACTTTAGTAATTGGATACCCAAATGTGAAATATAGAAGAACAGCTAAAAAAGAGGAAGCTGTAGTTAGATATTTATAA
- a CDS encoding metalloregulator ArsR/SmtB family transcription factor produces the protein MENECKERLEEIASKFKICGEAIYAIGDETRQLILLTLLESDFNGVRVGEISKKTHLSRPAVSHHLQILKRAEIVNVRKEGTKNYYYLDSNESQWKNIRDLINLIFVGIQHISEDDKRKEE, from the coding sequence ATGGAAAATGAATGTAAAGAACGATTAGAAGAAATAGCATCAAAATTTAAAATATGTGGTGAAGCTATTTATGCTATAGGAGATGAAACAAGGCAATTAATTTTGCTTACTCTTTTAGAAAGTGATTTTAATGGAGTCAGAGTAGGCGAAATTTCAAAGAAAACTCATCTTTCTAGACCAGCTGTTTCTCATCATCTGCAAATATTAAAAAGAGCAGAAATTGTAAATGTCCGCAAAGAAGGAACAAAAAATTATTATTATCTTGATTCAAATGAATCTCAATGGAAAAACATAAGAGATCTGATAAATCTTATATTTGTGGGCATACAGCATATTAGTGAAGATGATAAAAGAAAAGAGGAATAA